Sequence from the Verrucomicrobiota bacterium genome:
TGGGGTCCCAGTGGACACTACGGAGCAGTACAGGCACGAGCACGCCCAGTAAGCCTGATACGAGTACAGAAAGCACAACGCTCCCGCCGATCGAAATCGCTGTCACAGTATCATGCCAGCAGAGAGAGACCATCAGCGCCACGGCAACCCCGGCAAGCAATCCAAGCAAGGCGGCCGTGACTCCCTCGCGGCGGAGTTTCACACGGAGCCATTTCCATCGAACCCGGGAATGGGGGAGCGATTGGACCGTCAAGGCCAGCGACTGGGCTGCCACCGCCTCGCCGAGTCCCAGCACCAATGCCATGAAGACAGCCAGAACCACCCGTTGCTGGAGGGTTGATGCAAAGGCCCCTGCCAGAACCGCACAGAGCACCCCGCCCGAGACGGTGGCTGCCAACCATGGGAAGCGAATGCCGAAGGCCTTCCACGGGGAGGCATGCAGCACTTCCTGCACGTGGATGCCGATTGACTGAAAGAGCTGGTCGTTATTGGTTCCCGTGCTGAGCTCCATCACCTCATCGGTGAAAAGCCCCACATCAATGATGCCACGGAGTCTTTTGTTTCCGTCGACCACAGGAATCGCCAAGAACTTATGAAGAATGAAGCACTCGCAGGCCTCCATCAGGGTTGCATTCTCCGGAAGAGAAAGCACCCGAGTCATCATCACCTCTGAGATCCGACTGTCGAGCGGTTCGGTCAGAAGTTTCCGGGCCGGCACAACACCGGATAGACATCCCTCGGCATCGACGACATAGAAGTAAAAGATCCGCTCTGCTAATCCGGTAGCACGGATCGCATCAAGAGCCTGCCCCACAGTCTGATCGACCCTGAGAGGCGGCGGACCAGGACTGATGAATTCTGAAATCGGGCGACCCAGATGTTCCTTGGGAGCGTTCCCCGCAGGCGATGATTTAGGGGACATTGCCCGGAAATTCGCGGAGCGCTCAGTTACTCGAATTGCTTACAGAGAAATCCTAGCCCTTGGCCTTCCGGGTCTTAGCTGGGGCAGGGGGCGCACCGCCGGGGACTTCGGAAACCTTGAAAGCGAGCTTCTCTCCGTCACGGGTAACCTGGATCTGGTCACCCGCCTTGAAAGTTCCACGCAGGATCTCCTCGGCCATCGGGTCCTCGAGGTAGCGCTCCACGGCACGACGCATCGGACGGGCTCCGTACGTGGGATCGTATCCCTTCTCGATCAGGAGTTCATGCGACGCCGCATCGAGGGTAAGAATGATTTCCTTCTCCTTGATCCGGTCAACCACCTTGACTACCTCCAGATCGACGATGCGCGTCAGCATCTCCTTGGAGAGCGTATGGAAG
This genomic interval carries:
- a CDS encoding magnesium transporter — translated: MSPKSSPAGNAPKEHLGRPISEFISPGPPPLRVDQTVGQALDAIRATGLAERIFYFYVVDAEGCLSGVVPARKLLTEPLDSRISEVMMTRVLSLPENATLMEACECFILHKFLAIPVVDGNKRLRGIIDVGLFTDEVMELSTGTNNDQLFQSIGIHVQEVLHASPWKAFGIRFPWLAATVSGGVLCAVLAGAFASTLQQRVVLAVFMALVLGLGEAVAAQSLALTVQSLPHSRVRWKWLRVKLRREGVTAALLGLLAGVAVALMVSLCWHDTVTAISIGGSVVLSVLVSGLLGVLVPVLLRSVHWDPKIAAGPITLAAADLFTVTCYLVTARILLG